The proteins below come from a single Pelagibaculum spongiae genomic window:
- a CDS encoding TonB-dependent receptor, protein MKTNQYHRYFAGKPLALAVSLSIFASPTLVAAQDSTAEVLPTIQVQADFRHTDIDQLAEAISVVNAQQIEARSADHLEAILSFAPNVNFAGGSSRARYFQIRGIGERSQFVEPVNPSVGLQIDGIDMTGLGGAATLFDVQQVEILRGPQGTRFGANALAGFINVDSKAPTKETEGYIKAKLGNYDSWGIGGAVSGSLADNLQARVAWNQTASDGFIENVRVNRDDTNNIDEQVLRAKLSWQPAADHNVDITLLRADIDNGYDAFTLDYDKQEARQTDSDQPGHDRQKTNAASIRWDGKVNTVVNIQLDLSGSNNKIDYGFDEDWSFDGLHPLGYNYFDQYLREFNRNTVDLRLLSGADGAIFNQTTDWVFGVYHANRDEKLTRNRTTKTQYVSDLDIRSIAAYGELNSELRNGTYLIYGLRYENWEYEFANSADIENSRSQDLWGGKIALEQLLNDDHLGYVSLARGYKPGGINNDPDIDDVYRTFDTETNNALEFGLKSSWRDDKLKTRLAIFYIQRKNQQVKASFNSRAPGEAPEFEEFLRNAAQGRNYGIELENRFELNDKLMVMSNIGYLKTQLKDFSFETEDGVVNQSGRAQAHAPSLSISSAMEYHFLPYLTGRLEGERKSSFFFSDSHNVKSRSYNLLHARLSYQRNQLGVALYGRNLTDQKHDVRGFLFGNDPRVDYENREYRQLAAPRTFGMDVSYKF, encoded by the coding sequence AAATCAATACCATCGATATTTTGCTGGCAAACCGTTAGCGCTAGCAGTTTCTCTTTCAATCTTTGCATCGCCAACGCTGGTTGCTGCGCAAGATTCGACGGCTGAAGTCTTGCCGACGATTCAAGTACAAGCCGATTTCCGCCATACCGATATTGACCAGTTAGCAGAAGCAATTTCGGTAGTGAATGCCCAGCAAATTGAAGCGCGTTCGGCGGATCATCTAGAAGCTATTTTAAGTTTCGCCCCTAATGTGAATTTTGCCGGTGGTAGTTCGCGTGCGCGTTATTTCCAGATTCGAGGAATAGGTGAGCGCAGCCAGTTTGTTGAGCCGGTGAACCCGTCGGTGGGTTTGCAAATTGACGGTATCGACATGACTGGGTTAGGCGGGGCGGCAACGCTGTTTGATGTTCAACAGGTTGAAATTTTGCGTGGCCCACAGGGCACACGTTTTGGTGCCAATGCACTGGCAGGTTTTATTAATGTCGATTCCAAGGCGCCTACGAAGGAAACCGAAGGTTATATCAAAGCCAAGTTGGGCAATTACGATAGCTGGGGTATTGGTGGTGCGGTTTCTGGCAGCTTAGCTGACAATCTTCAGGCGCGAGTTGCTTGGAATCAGACCGCCAGCGACGGCTTTATCGAAAATGTTCGCGTCAACCGAGATGATACAAACAATATTGATGAGCAAGTGCTGCGTGCCAAATTGAGTTGGCAACCGGCGGCTGATCATAATGTTGATATCACATTGCTACGTGCTGATATTGATAATGGTTATGATGCATTTACCTTGGATTATGACAAACAAGAAGCGCGTCAAACCGATTCTGACCAACCTGGTCATGATCGACAGAAAACCAATGCCGCCAGCATTCGCTGGGATGGCAAAGTAAATACTGTGGTTAATATTCAGCTGGATCTCTCTGGTAGCAATAACAAGATTGATTACGGGTTTGATGAAGACTGGTCTTTTGATGGTTTGCATCCGCTGGGGTACAACTATTTTGACCAGTATTTAAGAGAATTTAATCGAAATACAGTTGATTTACGTTTGCTGTCAGGTGCCGATGGTGCGATTTTCAATCAGACAACTGACTGGGTTTTTGGTGTTTATCATGCCAACCGTGATGAAAAATTGACTAGAAATCGAACCACCAAAACTCAATATGTCAGCGATTTAGATATTCGATCTATTGCTGCATACGGTGAGTTGAATAGTGAGCTTCGGAACGGGACTTATTTAATTTATGGTTTACGTTACGAAAACTGGGAATATGAATTCGCTAATTCTGCTGATATAGAAAATAGCCGAAGCCAAGATTTGTGGGGTGGAAAAATCGCACTTGAGCAGTTGTTAAATGACGATCACCTCGGTTATGTCTCGTTGGCTCGTGGTTATAAACCTGGTGGCATTAATAACGATCCGGATATTGATGATGTTTACCGGACTTTTGATACCGAAACCAATAATGCTTTGGAGTTCGGTTTAAAGTCGAGCTGGAGAGATGACAAGCTAAAAACCCGCTTGGCTATTTTTTATATTCAGCGTAAAAACCAACAAGTCAAAGCTTCATTTAATAGCCGGGCACCAGGTGAAGCACCAGAGTTTGAAGAGTTTTTGAGAAATGCAGCGCAAGGCAGAAACTATGGTATTGAACTGGAAAATCGCTTCGAACTGAATGACAAGTTGATGGTGATGTCGAATATTGGTTATTTAAAAACTCAATTGAAAGATTTCAGTTTTGAAACAGAAGATGGCGTAGTCAATCAAAGTGGTCGTGCTCAAGCACATGCGCCATCGCTGAGCATTTCTAGTGCAATGGAATACCATTTTCTGCCATACCTAACTGGCCGATTAGAAGGGGAGCGTAAAAGCAGCTTCTTTTTCTCAGATAGCCACAATGTAAAATCGCGTTCGTATAATTTGCTTCATGCACGTTTGAGCTACCAACGTAACCAGTTGGGAGTCGCGTTGTATGGACGCAATCTGACCGACCAGAAACACGATGTGCGAGGATTCTTGTTCGGTAATGATCCTAGAGTGGATTATGAGAATCGTGAATATCGTCAGTTAGCAGCACCAAGAACTTTTGGTATGGATGTGAGCTACAAATTCTAG
- a CDS encoding DUF1415 domain-containing protein, with amino-acid sequence MPAAADEFQQQVIVQSKAWVKQFIIGHGICPFAYREYERDSIRYAVIEQRKMAATLKAIIEQCVYLDQNPQVETTLCIFPNGYEGFYLYLDLLDLADELLIEQGYEGTYQLASFHPDYCFDGVAYDDPSNYSNRSPYPTIHIIREAELEKALENYDKPESIPERNIKYTREKGAAFFEQILQNCMNAKHKPEQE; translated from the coding sequence ATGCCCGCTGCAGCAGATGAATTCCAACAACAAGTAATTGTTCAAAGCAAAGCCTGGGTCAAACAGTTCATTATTGGCCACGGCATTTGCCCGTTTGCTTATCGTGAATATGAGCGAGATAGCATTCGTTATGCAGTGATCGAGCAAAGAAAAATGGCGGCAACGCTGAAGGCGATTATCGAGCAGTGTGTTTATCTCGATCAAAATCCCCAAGTAGAAACCACGCTGTGTATTTTCCCCAATGGCTATGAAGGTTTTTATCTTTATTTGGATTTGTTAGATCTGGCCGATGAGTTGCTGATCGAGCAAGGCTATGAAGGCACTTACCAGTTAGCCAGTTTCCACCCGGATTATTGCTTTGATGGCGTGGCCTACGATGATCCATCGAATTATTCCAATCGCTCGCCTTATCCAACGATTCATATTATTCGCGAAGCTGAGCTAGAGAAGGCGCTGGAAAACTACGATAAGCCGGAATCTATTCCAGAGCGCAATATTAAATACACTCGGGAAAAAGGCGCGGCTTTCTTCGAGCAGATTTTACAAAATTGCATGAATGCCAAGCACAAACCTGAACAGGAATAA
- a CDS encoding choline/ethanolamine kinase family protein, whose protein sequence is MNDRLQRILKDWPLWQLAGIAPKMADLQPIAGGLTNQSFYFSCGGEGGGESGGDYLLRVEAENTQQLDIDRQAEWRAQQLAADAGICPKILYRNTQKHYWIRRYFRGQTLSENRSSQSPSQSQIQQLAGCLKKLHQLPIDDSLPRLNIASKAEKYWQVIEQSAANQPLLKYKAPLQQKLAGLSNQQLVVCHMDCGLANWFVDQQSQQLYLLDWEYAALGNPYWDLAALVEGGQLTPQLSHQKQQWLLECYGDIDSDQLHYACQQMNYLAALWYLAQGMISVEQAQAKFLKLS, encoded by the coding sequence ATGAATGATCGGCTGCAGCGGATATTAAAAGACTGGCCGTTATGGCAGCTGGCAGGTATTGCTCCGAAAATGGCAGATCTTCAGCCGATTGCTGGTGGCTTAACCAACCAGAGCTTTTATTTTTCCTGTGGTGGCGAGGGAGGAGGTGAGAGTGGTGGTGATTATTTACTACGAGTGGAAGCAGAAAATACTCAGCAGTTGGATATAGACCGGCAAGCAGAATGGCGGGCGCAGCAATTGGCTGCCGATGCGGGAATCTGCCCGAAAATTCTTTATAGAAATACGCAAAAACATTATTGGATTCGTCGATATTTTCGTGGGCAAACATTATCTGAAAACAGATCTAGTCAGTCGCCCAGCCAATCACAAATCCAGCAGCTGGCAGGGTGTCTAAAAAAACTGCATCAATTGCCAATCGATGATTCATTGCCGCGATTGAATATTGCCAGCAAGGCTGAAAAATATTGGCAGGTTATTGAGCAGTCTGCGGCAAACCAACCGCTGTTGAAATATAAAGCGCCATTGCAGCAAAAATTGGCGGGTTTATCGAATCAGCAACTAGTGGTTTGCCATATGGATTGCGGGCTGGCTAATTGGTTTGTCGACCAGCAAAGCCAGCAATTGTATTTGCTTGATTGGGAGTATGCCGCGCTGGGAAATCCCTATTGGGACTTAGCTGCGCTGGTTGAGGGTGGCCAGCTAACACCCCAGCTCTCACATCAAAAACAGCAATGGTTGCTGGAATGCTATGGCGATATTGATTCAGACCAATTGCACTATGCATGCCAGCAAATGAATTATCTGGCAGCACTTTGGTATTTGGCCCAGGGAATGATTTCTGTTGAGCAAGCACAAGCCAAATTTCTAAAACTGTCTTGA
- a CDS encoding 2OG-Fe(II) oxygenase, with amino-acid sequence MSLPQATHFDDNTSLFESISNDLVDKGYSIRPYALPENLSSLLLQHVSEIPNENFKRAGIGRAKKHVINSFVRTDEICWITDNSQAGSAWIDWAESLKVYLNRRLFLGLFSFESHFARYAKGDFYKKHKDAFKGEGNRVLSVVVYLNQNWSVDDGGELVIYNDQSPTLSIVDQSKTTVIPGFGTIVVFLSEQFPHEVLPAKRDRYSIAGWFRLNNSIANKLDPPS; translated from the coding sequence TTGAGCCTGCCCCAAGCAACTCATTTTGATGATAACACTTCTCTGTTTGAATCAATATCAAATGACCTTGTGGATAAGGGCTACAGCATTCGTCCCTATGCATTACCTGAAAATTTGTCTTCGCTGCTACTGCAACATGTTAGCGAAATCCCTAATGAAAATTTCAAACGTGCCGGTATTGGCCGAGCCAAAAAGCATGTTATCAATAGCTTTGTTCGTACCGACGAAATTTGTTGGATAACCGATAATAGCCAAGCAGGCAGTGCCTGGATCGATTGGGCAGAGTCGCTGAAAGTTTATTTAAATCGGCGTTTATTTCTAGGTTTATTCTCTTTTGAAAGTCATTTCGCGCGTTACGCCAAAGGTGATTTTTATAAGAAGCACAAAGATGCGTTTAAAGGCGAAGGCAATCGCGTGTTATCTGTCGTGGTTTATCTCAATCAAAACTGGTCTGTGGATGATGGTGGAGAATTAGTAATTTATAATGATCAATCGCCAACCCTTTCGATTGTTGATCAGAGTAAAACTACTGTAATACCTGGGTTTGGCACGATTGTGGTATTTTTAAGTGAACAATTTCCGCATGAAGTTTTACCGGCAAAGCGTGACCGTTATTCTATTGCTGGCTGGTTTCGCTTAAACAACAGCATCGCAAATAAACTGGATCCGCCCAGTTAA
- a CDS encoding GNAT family N-acetyltransferase: MDSPKLVMLNLTYKPVDFEEDRDLCFHFREDAWLASFGNLDRYSDRDTREWFDFLTDKCRFDARHYFMEHIWLDQKIIGQLEYQVHPHRNGFGNQAHINLIYIGQGFRQQGIGLQAHQYLITRFKELGCNVVHLHYIPQNKPAEAFYIKHGWKKLGSPNKKGQMMELKI; this comes from the coding sequence ATGGATAGCCCAAAACTCGTCATGCTGAACCTTACTTATAAACCGGTTGATTTTGAAGAAGACCGCGACCTGTGTTTCCACTTTCGAGAAGATGCCTGGTTAGCCAGTTTTGGCAATCTGGATCGGTATAGTGATCGAGACACAAGAGAATGGTTTGATTTTCTAACCGACAAATGCCGTTTCGATGCTCGCCATTATTTTATGGAACATATATGGCTAGATCAGAAAATTATTGGTCAGCTGGAATATCAGGTTCACCCTCACCGTAATGGCTTTGGCAACCAAGCCCATATCAACCTGATTTATATTGGTCAAGGTTTCCGCCAACAAGGCATTGGCTTACAAGCACATCAATATTTGATCACACGCTTCAAAGAGCTCGGCTGTAATGTGGTGCATCTGCATTACATTCCACAGAACAAACCTGCTGAAGCTTTTTACATTAAACATGGCTGGAAAAAACTGGGTTCACCGAATAAAAAAGGGCAGATGATGGAGTTAAAGATTTAG